From the Macaca thibetana thibetana isolate TM-01 chromosome 12, ASM2454274v1, whole genome shotgun sequence genome, one window contains:
- the DBI gene encoding acyl-CoA-binding protein isoform X3, with product MSQAEFEKAAEEVKRLKTKPADDEMLFIYGRYKQATVGDINTERPGMLDFTGKAKWDAWNELKGTTKEDAMKAYIDKVEELKKKYGI from the exons ATGTCTCAG GCTGAGTTTGAGAAAGCTGCAGAGGAGGTTAAGCGCCTTAAGACCAAGCCAGCCGATGATGAGATGCTGTTCATCTATGGCCGCTACAAACAAGCAACCGTGGGCGACATAAATACAG AACGGCCCGGGATGTTGGACTTCACGGGCAAGGCCAAGTGGGATGCCTGGAATGAGCTGAAAG GGACTACCAAGGAAGATGCCATGAAAGCTTACATCGACAAAGTAGAAGAGCTAAAGAAAAAATACGGGATATGA
- the DBI gene encoding acyl-CoA-binding protein isoform X1, producing MGWTSLCSGRGVGVEGARWKDGGRGCTDWRNEETQSPSRSTGRDVAAEWGSEEAVDGSLEAEFEKAAEEVKRLKTKPADDEMLFIYGRYKQATVGDINTERPGMLDFTGKAKWDAWNELKGTTKEDAMKAYIDKVEELKKKYGI from the exons ATGGGGTGGACTTCGCTGTGTAGCGGGAGAGGAGTGGGAGTCGAGGGTGCTCGATGGAAAGATGGGGGAAGGGGTTGCACGGATTGGAGGAACGAGGAGACTCAGTCCCCATCCCGAAGCACAGGGCGGGACGTCGCGGCGGAGTGGGGAAGCGAGGAGGCCGTGGACGGGAGCTTGGAG GCTGAGTTTGAGAAAGCTGCAGAGGAGGTTAAGCGCCTTAAGACCAAGCCAGCCGATGATGAGATGCTGTTCATCTATGGCCGCTACAAACAAGCAACCGTGGGCGACATAAATACAG AACGGCCCGGGATGTTGGACTTCACGGGCAAGGCCAAGTGGGATGCCTGGAATGAGCTGAAAG GGACTACCAAGGAAGATGCCATGAAAGCTTACATCGACAAAGTAGAAGAGCTAAAGAAAAAATACGGGATATGA
- the DBI gene encoding acyl-CoA-binding protein isoform X2: MWGDLWPLPPASANPGTGTEAEFEKAAEEVKRLKTKPADDEMLFIYGRYKQATVGDINTERPGMLDFTGKAKWDAWNELKGTTKEDAMKAYIDKVEELKKKYGI; encoded by the exons ATGTGGGGCGACCTCTGGCCCCTCCCGCCTGCCTCTGCCAATCCGGGCACTGGGACAGAG GCTGAGTTTGAGAAAGCTGCAGAGGAGGTTAAGCGCCTTAAGACCAAGCCAGCCGATGATGAGATGCTGTTCATCTATGGCCGCTACAAACAAGCAACCGTGGGCGACATAAATACAG AACGGCCCGGGATGTTGGACTTCACGGGCAAGGCCAAGTGGGATGCCTGGAATGAGCTGAAAG GGACTACCAAGGAAGATGCCATGAAAGCTTACATCGACAAAGTAGAAGAGCTAAAGAAAAAATACGGGATATGA